One genomic segment of Sebastes fasciatus isolate fSebFas1 chromosome 17, fSebFas1.pri, whole genome shotgun sequence includes these proteins:
- the gabpb2a gene encoding GA-binding protein subunit beta-2a, with amino-acid sequence MSLVDLGKRLLEAARKGQDDEVRNLMANGAPFTTDWLGTSPLHLAAQHGHYSTADVLLRAGVSRDARTKVDRTPLHMAAAEGHTVIVELLVRSGADINAKDMLKMTALHWSAQHGHHGVAETLIKHGADVHALSKFDKTPFDIAVDIQNTELMLLLQEGMQNQVNMNQVNINQVSMNVETSGGTNQPQFIIQGIPSLQGGVVNLAELLNKANAGDSEEALAASALDSNIQHATVVNESGQRVITIVTDQHGNLQTTGGMAPPFFVTMQHGQQMLAVPANTVTEEVVTEEPQPLPSRKRKLEVTNNHNDGGETELLQRQLLEANRKAQEYRQQLMRKEQEAEEYRVKLEAMSQTQANNAAAAISAAAANAASPEEVVGGEEDEEEAAAGMVEEEGEMVVLQEGGIIMEGEEGQVTLVETGGETTEVSS; translated from the exons aTGTCGCTGGTGGACCTTGGGAAGCGTCTGCTGGAGGCGGCTCGGAAAGGTCAAGACGATGAGGTCAGAAACCTGATGGCCAACGGAGCGCCGTTCACCACCGACTGG CTGGGGACGTCCCCCCTCCACCTGGCCGCTCAGCACGGTCATTACTCCACCGCCGACGTGCTGCTGAGGGCCGGCGTCAGCAGAGACGCCCGCACCAAAGTTGACCGGACGCCGCTGCACATGGCCGCCGCCGAGGGACACACAGTCATCGTGGAGCTGCTGGTCCGG AGCGGAGCGGACATCAACGCCAAAGACATGCTGAAGATGACGGCGCTGCACTGGTCGGCGCAGCACGGTCACCACGGCGTCGCCGAGACACTCATCAAACACGGAGCCGACGTGCACGCACTCAGCAAGTTTGACAAGACGCCGTTCGACATCGCCGTCGACATCCAGAACACCgagctgatgctgctgctgcag gAGGGCATGCAGAACCAGGTGAACATGAACCAGGTGAACATAAACCAGGTGAGTATGAACGTGGAGACCAGCGGCGGCACCAACCAGCCGCAGTTCATCATCCAGGGGATCCCCTCCCTCCAGGGGGGGGTGGTGAACCTGGCCGAGCTGCTCAACAAGGCCAACGCAG gtGACTCCGAGGAGGCCCTGGCCGCCAGCGCTCTGGACTCCAACATCCAGCACGCCACCGTCGTCAACGAGAGCGGTCAGAGGGTCATCACCATTGTGACGGACCAGCACGGCAACCTGCAGACCACGGGGGGGATGGCGCCGCCGTTCTTTGTCACCATGCAGCACGGACAGCAAA tgctGGCGGTGCCGGCCAATACCGTGACAGAGGAGGTGGTCACGGAGGAGCCTCAGCCGCTGCCCTCCAGGAAGAGGAAGCTGGAGGTGACCAACAATCACAACGACGGCGGAGAGACG gAGTTGTTGCAGAGGCAGCTGCTTGAGGCCAACAGGAAGGCTCAGGAGTATCGTCAGCAGCTGATGCGTAAGGAGCAGGAGGCCGAGGAGTACCGCGTCAAGCTGGAGGCCATGTCCCAAACTCAGGCCAAcaacgccgccgccgccatcaGCGCTGCTGCGGCCAATGCAGCCAGCCCCGAGGAGGtggtgggaggggaggaggacgaggaggaggcggcggccggcatggtggaggaggagggcgagATGGTGGTGCTGCAGGAGGGAGGCATCATCATGGAGGGGGAAGAGGGTCAGGTGACGCTGGTGGAGACGGGCGGCGAGACAACGGAGGTCAGCTCCTAA